The following proteins are encoded in a genomic region of Hippopotamus amphibius kiboko isolate mHipAmp2 chromosome 8, mHipAmp2.hap2, whole genome shotgun sequence:
- the ASDURF gene encoding ASNSD1 upstream open reading frame protein isoform X2 → MPGRGARPEDGAGLVSTDNSTQHKEDLSSKIKEQKIVVDELSNLKKNRKVYRQQQNSNIFFLADRTEMLSESKNILDELRKEYQEIENSEKTKIKK, encoded by the exons ATGCCTGGCCGGGGTGCGCGACCCGAGGACGGCGCCGGGCTGGTCTCTACCGACAACTCGACCCAACACAAGGAGGATCTCAGCAGCAAG attaaagaacaaaaaattgtTGTGGATGAGCTTTCTAACCTGAAGAAGAACAGG AAAGTATATAGGCAGCAACAGAACAGCAACATATTCTTTCTTGCAGACCGAACAGAAATGCTTTCTGAAAGCAAAA ataTATTGGATGAGCTGAGGAAAGAAtaccaagaaatagaaaactcagagaagacCAAAATCAAGAA GTAG
- the ASDURF gene encoding ASNSD1 upstream open reading frame protein isoform X1, producing the protein MPGRGARPEDGAGLVSTDNSTQHKEDLSSKIKEQKIVVDELSNLKKNRKVYRQQQNSNIFFLADRTEMLSESKNILDELRKEYQEIENSEKTKIKK; encoded by the exons ATGCCTGGCCGGGGTGCGCGACCCGAGGACGGCGCCGGGCTGGTCTCTACCGACAACTCGACCCAACACAAGGAGGATCTCAGCAGCAAG attaaagaacaaaaaattgtTGTGGATGAGCTTTCTAACCTGAAGAAGAACAGG AAAGTATATAGGCAGCAACAGAACAGCAACATATTCTTTCTTGCAGACCGAACAGAAATGCTTTCTGAAAGCAAAA ataTATTGGATGAGCTGAGGAAAGAAtaccaagaaatagaaaactcagagaagacCAAAATCAAGAAGTAG